In Paracoccus sp. TOH, a single window of DNA contains:
- a CDS encoding EI24 domain-containing protein → MVIRALLLAWGDLLRPRIFGVVALGVALTLGLFVALQAGAFWAIRVFAPETLTLPWIGAVPLAPALSWSSLLLFPLMSIFLMIPVAAGLSGLFAERVAEAVEETHYPAAKGLPVDFWEGLWESLAVMGAVILVTLVTLALTSFLGPLASVLFYGGNGWLLGREFFQMAARRHLHQPQATALRRRLAAQATALGVLIAALLTVPLLNVVVPVLAAAGFTHLYHISASRPRDRRG, encoded by the coding sequence ATGGTGATCCGCGCGCTGCTCCTTGCCTGGGGCGATCTGCTGCGGCCGCGCATTTTCGGCGTGGTGGCGCTTGGCGTGGCGCTGACGCTGGGCCTGTTCGTCGCCCTGCAGGCCGGCGCCTTCTGGGCCATCCGCGTCTTCGCGCCCGAGACGCTGACCCTGCCCTGGATCGGCGCTGTGCCGCTGGCCCCGGCGCTGTCCTGGAGCTCGCTGCTGCTGTTTCCGCTGATGAGCATCTTCCTGATGATCCCGGTGGCGGCGGGCTTATCCGGCCTCTTCGCCGAGCGCGTCGCCGAGGCGGTCGAGGAGACGCATTACCCCGCAGCCAAGGGCCTGCCGGTCGATTTCTGGGAGGGGCTCTGGGAATCGCTGGCGGTCATGGGCGCGGTGATCCTGGTCACGCTGGTGACGCTGGCGCTGACGTCCTTCCTGGGGCCGCTGGCCTCGGTGCTGTTCTATGGCGGCAACGGCTGGCTGCTGGGGCGCGAGTTCTTCCAGATGGCGGCACGGCGCCACCTGCATCAGCCGCAGGCAACGGCGCTACGCCGCCGCCTGGCGGCGCAGGCGACCGCGCTGGGGGTGCTGATCGCGGCTTTGCTGACCGTGCCGCTGCTGAACGTCGTCGTTCCGGTGCTGGCCGCGGCGGGTTTCACCCACCTTTACCACATCAGCGCGTCCAGGCCTCGAGATCGGCGCGGGTGA
- a CDS encoding DUF1467 family protein codes for MSLTGGIVLYSVLWFLVLFVLLPFGQQSQADVGQVTPGTPAGAPHEPKLKKKMLWATLIAALIWGVIAYVIIGGIITRADLEAWTR; via the coding sequence ATGAGCCTGACCGGCGGCATCGTCCTCTATTCCGTGCTCTGGTTTCTGGTGCTGTTCGTGCTGCTGCCCTTTGGCCAGCAAAGCCAGGCCGATGTCGGGCAGGTGACGCCCGGCACCCCGGCCGGCGCCCCGCACGAGCCGAAGCTGAAGAAGAAGATGCTGTGGGCGACGCTGATCGCCGCGCTGATCTGGGGGGTGATCGCCTATGTCATCATCGGCGGCATCATCACCCGCGCCGATCTCGAGGCCTGGACGCGCTGA
- the mce gene encoding methylmalonyl-CoA epimerase, which translates to MIGRLNHVAIAVPDLKAAAAQYENSLGAKVGAPQDEPDHGVTVVFIELPNTKIELLYPLGENSPIKGFLDKNPSGGIHHMCFEVEDILAARDKLKSEGARVLGNGEPKIGAHGKPVLFLHPKDFNGCLIELEQV; encoded by the coding sequence ATGATCGGACGCCTGAACCATGTCGCCATCGCCGTGCCGGACCTGAAGGCGGCGGCCGCGCAGTATGAAAACAGCCTTGGCGCCAAGGTGGGCGCCCCGCAGGACGAGCCGGACCATGGCGTTACCGTCGTGTTCATCGAGTTGCCGAACACCAAGATCGAGCTGCTCTATCCGCTGGGCGAGAACAGCCCGATCAAAGGCTTCCTGGACAAGAACCCCTCGGGCGGCATCCATCACATGTGTTTCGAGGTCGAGGACATCCTGGCCGCCCGCGACAAGCTGAAATCCGAGGGCGCGCGCGTGCTGGGCAATGGCGAGCCCAAGATCGGCGCCCATGGCAAGCCGGTGCTGTTCCTGCATCCCAAGGACTTCAACGGCTGCCTGATCGAACTGGAGCAGGTCTGA
- a CDS encoding response regulator, with amino-acid sequence MEQDRIGAEEFPTWRATLPDRPLTGLTVLVVEDSRVASEAVRLLCLRSARIRRADSIRSALRHLQTYRPGAVIVDLGLPDGDGADMIATIAKALPRVPVILGISGDPANRDAALRAGADGFLVKPIESLAVFQQAILAALPPEARPQGLRVLPDDVIPADPGALREDLAHVVDVLSQADDTEAIEYIARFLAGVARSAHDRMLEDAATALARDHADGRALAMDLARISGLVQDRLAAVRIS; translated from the coding sequence ATGGAACAGGACAGGATCGGTGCGGAAGAATTCCCCACCTGGCGGGCCACCCTGCCCGATCGACCGCTGACCGGCCTGACGGTGCTGGTGGTCGAGGATTCGCGCGTCGCCTCCGAGGCGGTGCGCCTGCTGTGCCTGCGCTCCGCGCGCATCCGTCGGGCCGACAGCATCCGTTCGGCGTTGCGGCATCTGCAGACCTATCGTCCCGGCGCGGTGATCGTGGACCTGGGCCTTCCCGATGGCGACGGCGCCGACATGATCGCCACCATCGCGAAGGCGCTGCCGCGCGTGCCGGTGATCCTGGGCATCTCGGGCGATCCGGCCAACCGGGACGCCGCGCTGCGCGCCGGGGCGGACGGGTTCCTGGTGAAGCCCATCGAAAGCCTCGCGGTGTTTCAGCAGGCGATTCTGGCCGCCCTGCCCCCCGAGGCCCGGCCGCAGGGCCTGCGCGTCCTGCCCGATGACGTGATCCCGGCCGATCCCGGCGCGCTGCGCGAGGATCTGGCCCATGTCGTCGATGTGCTGTCGCAGGCAGACGATACCGAGGCGATCGAATATATCGCCCGCTTCCTGGCCGGGGTGGCGCGCTCGGCCCATGACCGGATGCTCGAGGACGCCGCGACGGCGCTGGCGCGGGACCATGCCGACGGCCGGGCGCTGGCCATGGACCTGGCGCGGATCAGCGGGTTGGTGCAGGATCGGCTGGCGGCGGTGCGGATTTCCTGA
- a CDS encoding IS1380-like element ISPme1 family transposase, which produces MDHLEGAGLARGDRVDFDRRVRLEFRGAQISSDGGLLVMRELDDVLGLSNLASEALRDSRTGKNTLHRLDGLFRQSVFGRLAGYEDVNDADRLALDPVMRQVVGGRAVEAQAASASQMGRFETETLALAANRAALADLNGQWIDRFHDRNGLKYIVLDMDSSVSPTHGDQEGAAWNGHFDCTCYHPIFLFNQFGMLERCALRNGNVHSADGWRDVLDPVIARYAGRDLGGRFFRADAAYAIPAIYMRLEEARFFYAIRLPANAVLREKIAHRLTRPVGRPSLTKVKRFFEDFEYQAASWDKPRRVIAKIEWHPGELFPKVGFIVTNLPMEPDWVVRFYNQRGTAEQHIKEGKYAFRWTRLSCRKFRHNEVRLQLHALAYNLATFLRCIELPEAMADWSLTSLQLKLIKIGARVVRHARAITFQLAEVAVTGPMVRAVLAAIRRLRTPPSCA; this is translated from the coding sequence ATGGATCACCTGGAGGGTGCGGGCTTGGCGCGGGGAGATCGGGTTGATTTCGACCGCCGTGTGCGTCTGGAGTTCCGTGGTGCGCAGATCAGTTCAGACGGTGGCCTGCTGGTGATGCGCGAGCTTGATGACGTGCTCGGCCTGTCCAATCTGGCGTCGGAGGCGCTGCGAGACAGCCGCACCGGGAAGAACACGCTCCATCGGCTTGACGGATTGTTCCGGCAATCGGTGTTCGGACGACTGGCCGGATACGAGGATGTGAACGATGCCGACCGCTTGGCCCTCGATCCCGTGATGCGTCAGGTCGTTGGCGGCAGGGCCGTCGAGGCGCAAGCTGCTTCGGCATCGCAGATGGGACGGTTCGAGACCGAGACGCTGGCTCTGGCCGCGAACCGGGCGGCGCTGGCCGATCTGAACGGCCAATGGATCGACCGGTTTCATGACCGCAACGGGTTGAAATACATCGTGCTGGACATGGACAGCTCGGTCAGCCCCACCCACGGCGATCAGGAAGGTGCTGCCTGGAACGGGCATTTCGACTGCACCTGCTATCACCCCATCTTCTTGTTCAACCAGTTTGGCATGCTGGAGCGCTGCGCCCTGCGTAACGGCAATGTCCACAGCGCCGATGGCTGGCGGGATGTCCTTGATCCCGTCATTGCCCGATATGCTGGCCGCGACCTTGGTGGACGCTTCTTCCGGGCCGACGCTGCCTACGCGATCCCCGCGATCTATATGCGGCTGGAAGAAGCCAGGTTCTTCTACGCCATCCGTCTGCCCGCCAACGCCGTCTTGCGCGAGAAGATCGCGCATCGGCTGACACGGCCCGTGGGACGGCCTTCGCTGACCAAGGTCAAACGGTTCTTCGAGGACTTCGAGTATCAGGCGGCGTCCTGGGACAAGCCGCGCCGCGTCATCGCCAAGATCGAATGGCATCCGGGCGAGCTGTTCCCCAAAGTCGGCTTCATCGTCACCAACCTGCCGATGGAGCCAGACTGGGTGGTGAGGTTCTACAACCAGCGCGGCACCGCAGAGCAGCACATCAAGGAAGGCAAATATGCCTTTCGCTGGACGCGGCTGTCATGCCGGAAGTTCCGGCACAACGAGGTGCGGCTGCAACTGCACGCGCTGGCCTACAACCTGGCAACCTTCCTGCGCTGCATCGAACTGCCCGAGGCCATGGCGGACTGGTCGTTGACCAGCCTGCAACTCAAGCTGATCAAGATCGGCGCCCGCGTCGTCCGCCACGCCCGCGCCATTACCTTCCAGTTGGCCGAGGTCGCCGTCACCGGCCCGATGGTGCGGGCCGTCCTTGCCGCCATCCGCCGTCTTCGAACGCCTCCGTCATGCGCATGA
- a CDS encoding GNAT family protein: MSQDPAGNSSRPAAAPDRGGPAAGGQEIPLTGMAGRPARHGGGEAATPSARPTGPVIRDFAPPAAPGPERIEGGHVLLERLDPQHHAEDLFAANQGQDWVWDYLGYGPFADLAGYRAWQTGMAARTDPYFYALRERTTGRVGGLASFMRIDPAHGVIEIGHIEIAPPMQRTPAATEAISLMIGWAFGAGYRRVEWKCDALNAPSRRAALRYGFTRHSPSGLPLDFKIA; the protein is encoded by the coding sequence ATGTCCCAAGATCCCGCCGGCAATTCGTCCCGCCCAGCCGCTGCGCCTGATCGCGGCGGCCCTGCCGCGGGCGGGCAAGAGATCCCTCTGACCGGCATGGCGGGGAGGCCGGCCCGTCACGGCGGCGGAGAAGCCGCCACGCCATCCGCCCGCCCGACCGGCCCTGTCATCCGTGACTTCGCCCCACCAGCCGCACCCGGTCCCGAGCGGATCGAAGGCGGCCATGTCCTGCTGGAAAGGCTGGATCCGCAGCACCATGCCGAGGATCTTTTTGCCGCCAACCAGGGGCAGGACTGGGTCTGGGATTATCTGGGCTACGGCCCCTTCGCCGATCTTGCCGGCTATCGCGCCTGGCAGACCGGGATGGCCGCCAGGACGGACCCGTATTTCTATGCCTTGCGCGAGCGGACGACCGGCAGGGTCGGCGGGCTCGCCTCGTTCATGCGCATCGACCCGGCCCATGGGGTGATCGAGATCGGCCATATCGAGATCGCGCCGCCGATGCAGCGGACCCCGGCCGCGACCGAGGCGATCTCGCTGATGATCGGCTGGGCCTTCGGCGCCGGCTACCGCCGGGTGGAGTGGAAATGCGATGCGCTGAACGCCCCCTCGCGTCGCGCTGCGTTGCGCTACGGCTTCACCCGACATTCCCCAAGTGGCCTGCCGCTTGACTTCAAGATCGCCTGA
- a CDS encoding DUF1501 domain-containing protein — protein MPTLDRRLFLKGSALLGCSAAAHPLLNSMTFAALPSDNRLVVIILRGAMDGLDAIQPYGDPMLRQLRRDLSVGPENGALDLDGFYALHPRLAPLMPLWQKGELAFAHAASTPYRDKRSHFDGQDLLEAGTSNDLPVDRRIGGWLNRLLQATPGTTAETAYSVGVEQMKILSGKAAHLSWAPTASLSLSPQAQTLLEHVYHDDPLFRDAARDAMQIGAESSEVERIAGPTGDAQALARFAANRLNAESRIAAFSIPGWDSHARQPAVLGRALDRLAAAILALRDGLGGNWARTSVLAMTEFGRTVRENGSGGTDHGTGGALLMAGGAIRGGRAFGDWPGLGEGQLYADRDLMPTRDIRAYAAWAMHGLFGIGRDALERSIFPGLDLGGDPGMLA, from the coding sequence ATGCCGACACTGGACCGCAGGTTGTTTCTGAAGGGCTCGGCGCTGCTGGGCTGCTCGGCGGCGGCGCATCCGCTGCTGAACTCGATGACCTTCGCCGCCCTGCCTTCGGACAACCGGCTGGTGGTGATCATCCTGCGCGGCGCCATGGACGGGCTGGACGCCATCCAGCCCTATGGCGACCCGATGCTGCGCCAGCTGCGCCGCGACCTGTCGGTCGGACCGGAAAACGGCGCGCTGGACCTGGACGGGTTCTATGCGCTGCACCCGCGCCTCGCGCCGCTGATGCCGCTGTGGCAAAAGGGCGAGCTGGCCTTTGCCCATGCCGCTTCGACCCCCTATCGCGACAAGCGCAGCCATTTCGACGGCCAGGACCTGCTGGAGGCCGGCACCAGCAACGACCTGCCGGTGGATCGCCGCATCGGCGGCTGGCTGAACCGCCTGCTGCAGGCCACGCCCGGCACCACCGCCGAGACCGCCTATTCGGTGGGCGTCGAGCAGATGAAGATCCTGTCCGGCAAGGCCGCGCATCTGAGCTGGGCGCCGACCGCCTCGCTGAGCCTGTCGCCGCAGGCGCAGACGCTGCTGGAGCACGTCTATCACGACGATCCGCTGTTTCGCGACGCGGCCCGGGACGCCATGCAGATCGGCGCGGAAAGCTCGGAGGTCGAGCGCATCGCCGGGCCGACCGGCGACGCGCAGGCGCTGGCCCGCTTCGCCGCCAATCGGCTGAATGCGGAAAGCCGCATTGCCGCCTTCTCGATCCCCGGCTGGGACAGCCATGCCCGCCAGCCGGCGGTGCTGGGCCGGGCGCTGGACCGGCTGGCGGCGGCGATCCTGGCGCTGCGCGACGGGCTGGGCGGCAACTGGGCGCGGACCTCGGTGCTGGCGATGACCGAGTTCGGCCGCACCGTGCGCGAGAACGGCTCGGGCGGCACCGATCACGGCACCGGCGGCGCGCTGCTGATGGCGGGCGGCGCGATCCGCGGCGGCCGGGCCTTCGGCGACTGGCCGGGCCTGGGCGAGGGCCAGCTTTACGCCGACCGCGACCTGATGCCGACCCGCGACATCCGTGCCTATGCCGCCTGGGCGATGCACGGGCTGTTCGGAATCGGGCGCGACGCGCTGGAACGCTCGATCTTTCCCGGTCTCGATCTGGGCGGCGATCCGGGGATGCTCGCTTGA
- a CDS encoding DUF1800 domain-containing protein encodes MSFGFPELAAIRLGFGLSPLMPPPADAEAVLANPAQAGPGPEAMTTATASEIALQFREGVRARTKGLPEPPEAQEASRLLGALQIEDLRRRMIRAVDDPVGFGERLVQFWCDHFTVRAINKVNHGLALAFQDEAIRPHVNGRFEDLFFAADTHPMMLVYLDQTASRGPNSPFVKRRPDRKLGLNENLAREAMELHSLGVGADYQQKDVRELAELLTGLSFSFQEGFSFKPVLAEPGPETVLGQSYGGRRRGGLEDIRAAFRDLARHPETARHVSHKLAAHFVADDPPQDLVEAMAAVWRDTGGDLPQVYRVLVTHPALASNLRRKVRQPFDLQVAGLRALGLRGAQVAALERPVFRRAIWNHLIAMGQPWGQPKGPDGWPEAADAWIAPQTMAARINWALRMPRLLQKDLPDPREMLVSAFGGTQSSELAWAVPKAESAAEGVVLILASGDFNRR; translated from the coding sequence ATGAGCTTTGGATTTCCCGAGCTGGCGGCGATCCGTCTGGGTTTCGGCCTGTCGCCGCTGATGCCGCCCCCCGCCGATGCCGAGGCGGTGCTGGCCAATCCGGCCCAGGCCGGTCCCGGCCCAGAGGCGATGACCACCGCCACCGCCAGCGAGATTGCGCTGCAGTTCCGCGAAGGCGTCCGGGCCAGGACCAAGGGCCTGCCCGAGCCGCCCGAGGCGCAGGAGGCAAGCCGGCTGCTGGGCGCCCTGCAGATCGAGGATCTGCGCCGCCGGATGATCCGCGCCGTCGATGACCCGGTCGGTTTCGGCGAGCGGCTGGTGCAGTTCTGGTGCGACCATTTCACCGTCCGGGCGATCAACAAGGTCAATCATGGCCTGGCGCTGGCCTTCCAGGACGAGGCGATCCGCCCGCATGTGAACGGCCGGTTCGAGGACCTGTTCTTCGCCGCCGACACCCATCCGATGATGCTGGTCTATCTGGACCAGACCGCCAGCCGCGGGCCGAACTCGCCCTTCGTCAAGCGCCGGCCCGACCGCAAGCTGGGCCTGAACGAGAATCTGGCGCGCGAGGCGATGGAACTGCATTCGCTGGGTGTCGGCGCCGATTACCAGCAAAAGGACGTGCGCGAGCTGGCCGAGCTGCTGACCGGGCTCAGCTTCTCGTTCCAGGAGGGCTTCTCCTTCAAGCCGGTCCTGGCCGAGCCGGGGCCCGAGACGGTGCTGGGCCAGAGCTATGGCGGGCGCCGCCGCGGCGGGCTCGAGGATATCCGGGCCGCCTTCCGCGACCTGGCCCGCCACCCCGAGACGGCGCGGCATGTCTCGCACAAGCTGGCGGCGCATTTCGTCGCCGACGATCCGCCGCAGGATCTGGTCGAGGCCATGGCGGCGGTTTGGCGCGACACCGGCGGCGACCTGCCGCAGGTCTATCGCGTGTTGGTCACCCATCCGGCGCTGGCCTCGAACCTGCGCCGGAAGGTGCGCCAGCCCTTCGACCTGCAGGTGGCCGGGCTGCGCGCCCTGGGGCTGCGCGGCGCGCAGGTGGCGGCGCTGGAACGGCCGGTCTTTCGCCGCGCGATCTGGAACCACCTGATCGCGATGGGCCAGCCCTGGGGCCAGCCCAAGGGCCCGGACGGCTGGCCCGAGGCGGCCGATGCCTGGATCGCGCCGCAGACCATGGCGGCGCGCATCAACTGGGCGCTGCGCATGCCGCGGCTGCTGCAGAAGGATCTGCCCGACCCGCGCGAGATGCTGGTCTCGGCCTTCGGCGGCACCCAGTCCAGCGAGCTGGCCTGGGCGGTGCCCAAGGCCGAAAGCGCGGCCGAAGGCGTGGTGCTGATCCTCGCCTCGGGCGACTTCAACCGCCGATAG
- the aspS gene encoding aspartate--tRNA ligase yields the protein MSAYRSHTCGELTAANAGTEIRLSGWVHRVRDHGGVLFIDLRDHYGITQVIADSDSPAFAALEKLRAETVIRIDGRVKLRDPSLVNPKLPTGEIEIYATDMEVLGASDDLPLPVFGDQDYPEETRLAYRFLDLRRESLHNNIMLRSQVVRSIRNRMWDQGFTEFQTPIITASSPEGARDFLVPSRLHPGKFYALPQAPQQFKQLIMVAGFDKYFQIAPCFRDEDPRADRSPTDFYQLDLEMSFVEQEDVFRAIQPVIQGLFEEFGGGRPVDANWPRIPYAEAMLKYGSDKPDLRNPIEMQVVSEHFRGSGFAIFAKLLEQEGTEVRAIPAPTGGSRKFADRMNAFAQQQGLPGMGYIFWRKAEDGSTEPAGPIAKALGPDKTEAIRLQLGLGEGDAAFFLGGKPEAFEAVAGRARNEIGRELGLTDEHQFRFAWIVDFPMYEKGEDGRIDFSHNPFSMPQGGLEALSGDPLAVKGYQYDLACNGYELISGAIRNHRPEIMFKAFELAGYGRDEVEKRFGGMVKAFRYGAPPHGGCAAGIDRIVMLLADEQNIREVIMFPMNQRAEDLMMGAPSEPTNEQLRELRLRVLPRE from the coding sequence ATGAGCGCCTATCGCAGCCATACCTGCGGCGAACTGACCGCCGCGAATGCCGGAACCGAGATCCGTCTGTCCGGCTGGGTCCACCGGGTCCGCGACCATGGCGGCGTGCTGTTCATCGACCTGCGCGACCATTACGGCATCACCCAGGTCATCGCCGACAGCGACAGCCCGGCCTTTGCCGCGCTGGAAAAGCTGCGCGCCGAGACGGTGATCCGCATCGACGGCCGGGTCAAGCTGCGCGACCCGAGCCTGGTCAACCCCAAGCTGCCGACCGGCGAGATCGAGATCTATGCCACCGACATGGAGGTGCTGGGCGCCTCGGACGACCTGCCGCTGCCGGTCTTCGGCGACCAGGACTATCCCGAGGAAACCCGGCTGGCCTATCGCTTCCTCGACCTGCGTCGGGAAAGCCTGCACAACAACATCATGCTGCGTTCGCAGGTGGTCCGCTCGATCCGCAACCGGATGTGGGACCAGGGTTTCACCGAATTCCAGACCCCGATCATCACCGCCAGCTCGCCCGAGGGGGCGCGCGACTTCCTGGTGCCCTCGCGCCTGCATCCGGGCAAGTTCTACGCCCTGCCGCAGGCGCCGCAGCAGTTCAAGCAGCTGATCATGGTCGCCGGCTTCGACAAGTATTTCCAGATCGCGCCCTGCTTCCGCGACGAGGACCCGCGCGCCGACCGCTCGCCCACCGATTTCTACCAGCTCGACCTGGAAATGTCCTTCGTCGAGCAGGAGGACGTGTTCCGCGCCATCCAGCCGGTGATCCAGGGCCTGTTCGAGGAGTTCGGCGGCGGCCGCCCGGTCGATGCCAACTGGCCGCGCATCCCCTATGCCGAGGCGATGCTGAAATACGGCAGCGACAAGCCCGACCTGCGCAACCCGATCGAGATGCAGGTGGTCAGCGAGCATTTCCGCGGCTCGGGCTTCGCGATCTTCGCCAAGCTCTTGGAGCAGGAGGGCACCGAGGTCCGTGCCATTCCCGCGCCGACCGGCGGCTCGCGCAAGTTCGCCGACCGCATGAACGCCTTTGCGCAACAGCAGGGCCTGCCCGGCATGGGCTATATCTTCTGGCGCAAGGCCGAGGACGGCTCGACCGAACCCGCCGGCCCCATCGCCAAGGCGCTCGGCCCTGACAAGACCGAGGCGATCCGCCTGCAGCTGGGTCTGGGCGAGGGCGACGCCGCCTTCTTCCTGGGCGGCAAGCCCGAGGCCTTCGAAGCCGTCGCCGGCCGGGCCCGCAACGAGATCGGCCGCGAGCTGGGCCTGACCGATGAGCACCAGTTCAGATTCGCTTGGATCGTCGATTTCCCGATGTATGAAAAGGGCGAGGACGGCCGCATCGACTTCAGCCACAACCCGTTCTCGATGCCGCAGGGCGGGCTCGAGGCGCTGTCGGGCGATCCGCTGGCGGTCAAGGGCTATCAATACGACCTGGCCTGCAACGGCTACGAACTGATCTCGGGCGCGATCAGGAACCACCGTCCCGAGATCATGTTCAAGGCCTTCGAGCTGGCCGGCTATGGCCGCGACGAGGTCGAGAAGCGCTTCGGCGGCATGGTCAAGGCCTTCCGCTACGGCGCGCCGCCGCATGGCGGCTGCGCGGCGGGCATCGACCGCATCGTCATGCTGCTGGCGGATGAGCAGAACATCCGCGAAGTCATCATGTTCCCGATGAACCAGCGCGCCGAGGATCTGATGATGGGCGCCCCCAGCGAGCCCACCAACGAGCAGTTGCGCGAATTGCGCCTGCGGGTGCTGCCGCGCGAATAG
- a CDS encoding CPBP family glutamic-type intramembrane protease encodes MAHVAEPEDAIARALLWAEFAALYIGAPLAIALFMPGHMLFAALAMFSAAGLALLWFTGGFDWRSLVFGWGRLPWLEILGMIAITLALGVAILWVSRPGAIFGMARREPEFLLVIWAFYPLLSALPQELIFRPLFFHRYAAILPEGQAAIVLNAAIFSFAHLMYWSFVVAALTFVGGLFFARAYLLRGFPSAWVLHAVAGNTLFTVGMGVYFYSGNVVRPF; translated from the coding sequence ATGGCGCATGTGGCTGAACCGGAGGATGCAATAGCCCGCGCCCTGCTCTGGGCCGAGTTCGCGGCGCTCTATATCGGGGCGCCGCTGGCCATTGCGCTGTTCATGCCCGGCCACATGCTGTTCGCGGCGCTGGCCATGTTCAGCGCCGCCGGGCTGGCGCTGCTGTGGTTCACCGGCGGCTTCGACTGGCGCAGCCTGGTCTTCGGCTGGGGCCGCCTGCCCTGGCTCGAGATCCTCGGCATGATCGCGATCACCCTGGCGCTGGGCGTGGCGATCCTGTGGGTGTCCCGCCCGGGCGCCATCTTCGGCATGGCCCGGCGCGAGCCCGAGTTCCTGCTGGTGATCTGGGCCTTCTATCCGCTGCTTTCGGCCCTGCCGCAGGAGCTGATCTTCCGGCCGCTGTTCTTCCACCGCTACGCGGCGATCCTGCCCGAGGGGCAGGCGGCCATCGTGCTGAACGCCGCCATCTTCTCCTTTGCCCATCTGATGTATTGGTCCTTCGTCGTGGCGGCGCTGACCTTCGTCGGCGGGCTGTTCTTCGCCCGCGCCTATCTGCTGCGCGGCTTCCCCTCGGCCTGGGTGCTGCATGCGGTGGCGGGGAACACGCTCTTCACCGTGGGAATGGGGGTGTATTTCTACTCGGGCAACGTGGTGCGGCCGTTCTGA
- a CDS encoding GH25 family lysozyme codes for MRQRAEMKFLGRILMVLLLVAVAACGRGPSQQRAVMAGQGLGPKFGDSAPHPWVGGHPYDHPVHGIDISRYQGSIDWSTVRGSGVSFAFIKATEGGDHADPNFRRYWAEAAQARIPRGAYHYFYFCRSGRQQAAWFIQNVPRERGALPPVIDLEWTASRTCPRRPPANEVLREAKIFKDILHQYYGQRPIIYTTVDFYRDNNLASWNEEFWLRSVAGHPRIVYPGQRYSFWQYTGTGVVPGIGGNVDLNVFAGSPAQWRMWLNRRMQ; via the coding sequence ATGAGGCAGAGGGCAGAGATGAAATTCCTGGGCAGGATTCTGATGGTGCTGCTGCTGGTCGCGGTGGCGGCCTGCGGACGCGGACCGTCGCAGCAACGGGCGGTGATGGCGGGGCAGGGGCTCGGCCCCAAATTCGGCGATTCGGCGCCGCATCCCTGGGTCGGAGGCCATCCCTACGACCATCCGGTGCACGGCATCGACATATCGCGCTATCAGGGCAGCATCGACTGGAGCACGGTGCGCGGCTCGGGCGTCAGCTTCGCCTTCATCAAGGCGACCGAGGGCGGAGACCATGCCGACCCGAATTTCCGCCGCTACTGGGCCGAGGCGGCGCAGGCCCGCATCCCGCGCGGCGCTTATCACTATTTCTACTTCTGCCGCTCGGGCCGGCAGCAGGCGGCCTGGTTCATCCAGAACGTCCCGCGCGAGCGCGGCGCGCTGCCGCCGGTGATCGACCTGGAATGGACCGCCTCGCGCACCTGCCCGCGGCGTCCGCCGGCGAATGAGGTGCTGCGCGAGGCCAAGATCTTCAAGGACATCCTGCACCAGTATTACGGCCAGCGCCCGATCATCTACACGACGGTCGACTTCTACCGCGACAACAACCTGGCCTCCTGGAACGAGGAATTCTGGCTGCGCTCGGTCGCCGGCCATCCGCGCATCGTCTATCCCGGCCAGCGCTACAGCTTCTGGCAATATACCGGCACCGGCGTGGTGCCCGGCATCGGCGGCAATGTGGACCTGAACGTCTTCGCCGGCTCGCCCGCGCAATGGCGCATGTGGCTGAACCGGAGGATGCAATAG